ctcttcgtcgaaaacttcaaaggagccgcgctcgaatggttttctcgTCTGAAACGaaactccatcggaagtttccgtcAGCTCGGCTCGGAGTTTCTCAAacagtattccatgttcatggacagGGAAACCTCAGACGTCGACCTTTGGAGTCTAtctcaaagagaagacgaaCCACTCCGCAAATTCATGAACCGGTTGAAGCTGGTAATGGCAAGAGTCACTGAAATCAGCGAAAAAGTGGCAGTCGACGCTTTGCGGAAAACTCTCTGGTATAGGTCGAAACTCCGGCAATGAATATCCCTTGAAAAACCGAGAACAATCCAGGACGCTCTTCACAAGGCAACGGACTTCGTCATGATGCAAGAAGAGATGAAAGtcctctcccagaagtacaacccgcaTAAGACGTCCGCGAGAAGGAaaaaccctcgtaacgacaggtatgtccaccacgagggagaagaTCTCCAGGGCGAGCATAATTACGCTATCAACTCCGAACAGGGAAAGACTTCCGGAAATACCTGGACCAGGAACCAGTTCAAGGATAATtcctactgcgagttccaccagaccagAGGTCATTCCACTATGAACTGCAAGGTTCTCGGCGCAAGGCTTGCTGCGAAGCTCCTCGCCGGCAAAATTTCGAAGGTCACATGCATAAAGGACCTCCTCCTGGATTCCGATCGCCCTCCCAAAACTGATAAAGAGTCCCCCAAAAACGACACCCGCGAAAATCAGTCGGGCGAGAAACGCAGAATGAGGCAGGATGACCGAGGAAACGACAGCAACCGTCGAAGGGTGAGCATGATCATCGGGGGATCACAATTCTATCGCGATTCGATCTCGTCGATCAAAGCTTATTGACGGAAGGCTGAGACGAGTTCAAGCTGGCTGGCTCGGTCCCCAACCGACGACGCCCCTAACGATACGGTCGTCTTCGAAGAGCGGGAAACCATCAGAATCGACAAACTTCACTGCGACCCATTGGTTATCGATCTGGTAATCCGAGACTTGGAAGTGGGAAGGATTCttatcgacacgggaagcacagtCAACGTCATCTTCCGAAATACCCTCCGGAGGATGAacatcaaactcggagaagtcGTCCCGGAACCAAAACCTCTCATCGGTTTGTCAGGTGCAACGTCAATGACCCTCGGATCAATCAAACTCCCAGTAATGGCTAAAGAGGTGACGGAAATCATTGACTTCGCGGTAGTCGATAACCCGGCCATCTGCAATGTCATCATGGGAACTCCTTGGATCAATGCCATGAAAGCGGTACCGTCGACTTACCACCTTGGCATCAAGTTCCCAACTCCAAACGGAACAACggtaatctggggatgccagaaaTAGTCTAGGCTCTGCTTCTTGGCCGAGCATAAACTACGACAAACTCGGAACACCCCCGCGATCAACCCGAAGCGGGCTAAGATAGCTCAAAACGCTCCCGAGAGCTCCATAAAAAGTGATCCAGAATCACCCGACCAGGCAACGACTCAGACAGCGACATAGTCCCCGAGTCCATCCCCTTGCCAGCGGACAGCCAGACTCCTGAAACGGTCGTCGATCCAACTGAAGCCCCAAAGCTGAAGTAACTGGAACGATCCCATCCAGCGAGTAGGAACACCTGCAGCAAcaagcagaactacgagatggcttgatcctcgaaagaggtacgtaggcagcttgtcatattgacaagttcagctatccccctcgttaaaaaaaagggggggggaggtgggtacgtatactcgtatactcccacaaagtcCGAAATATCCATGAATGTActcgatatttttgaaaatttttcaaTAAATTCTACCTTCTTCCGATCTTAcgattcacttgcaataagTCGCAGTAATCTAAGGTTGACCTAAGAAACACCCAAGATAAGGGCATACCGTCCAAGCAGTCCTTGGACGAAAACTAATTCCTACATAACTCACACATACTCATGGTCAAGCAAgaccggaaaaacgcatcttcTATAAAAACGAAGATCGTAGCCATCTCACAGCAAAAGACATATCTTCGAGAAAGCGAGACGTCACAAATATTTCTCGAAAGATATTATCCAAATACACAAGTCCATCCGTgactataaaatacaaaatgcccgtcgattggccccgacagACAAGTCCGAAACGTTCTCTaaaaaagaactcgtagtcaaacctttcataaaaactaaaggttctcttacatccgacaaggataccatagcgcgctatacaagaaaatccgaaattttggtcagcacacCAGACGTTCTCTGTAGAGTGCCCGATTCTTCCcacacaagtcatataagccggcgcCCAGTCGCAGACTTTAATCTGAaagaatcaggtagaaatcgccaACGTGCAAAACGAAAGCCGATTAGTCGTCGCATAGCCTTagagccgaaagtaaacctaggtcttgctctaaacccagtcctactggtctattaacatctcaaggcatgatatcaaaactgatacgagatcttaaaacatGTCTCATCGTCCACATCTAAAACGCTCACAAAACTTCGTAAAACTCCTAAACATTTTCGAATACCCTCGAAAGAGCAAATGAACGGAACGACAAATTAAGAGTTAAGATACAAAGTGACTACTTGTGTCTTTCCCTCGACACTTGGCAGAAgtattgtgggaaccgaaattcgcactgtcgatttacgtttaaattaggaaactaggaaaaccctaatttcccagaggtcccggatctctgcgagagccaacggcaagtgaccaaatatatgcagaaatcatgaaaagataacaaacgagtttagagaaaacagtagatcttatttcgagtctgcgtgagagcgttgcgatcattacaagaaatcataaaagctttggccgcaaaggctgtcagcgagttacctagttctagcggcctaaaagctcaaacctagttgactcgcagctcgataacaaaagacgaagaaaatacagaaaaggtttttgattgatttcggactgaaccttatgaaaggctgcctacgtacccctttcgaggataaAGCCGAACGttgttcaagagtgaaccaagagatcgaactgcttgtgcacgttcatctggtaatcgggtgccagtcatggaaacagggcatgtcgagaataatgcctcatagtttctaagtgccgagagttctgacTCTAAAAAGTCTTCccttgtgcctctcgcctaggactccttatatactcgttcctaggtcggtttacgctttttcctcttctgcccttaagccgtcataacttaaaaatggagatattcagtttttcccgatctttctaattatcttcgaatacttcatatttatccgcggaaacttgacatttatatttccttgcgaaccaagcataaaccgtcctatggtttatgggcttttggttaagaaatcataagtgggtttcgagtcacgtcctaggtctctttgggccgttgtttgactcgaaacgtttattacggcttctttcgataaaaacgaactttccgcggtttttatcgtaaagttcaattgatgacttcaaatgacgagaaacatgaaataggttcgctacagtcttcgggagatatcattaaaaaatagacaagaatgcatggattcgtgtcgtatcgatttttaagaaagcacggtcgctacgtagcgaccgagtcgtgtgcgtgctcggtcgctacgtagcgagtcggggtgagctcggtcgctacgtagtgaccgagccgtgtacgtgcgacagagcacgctacgtagcgacagagcacgctacgtagcgaccgagcacgctacgtagcgaccgagcacgctatgtagcgaccgagcactctacgtagcgaccgagcacgctacgtagcgaccgagcatgctacgtagcgaccgagctttggtgagagctcggtcgctacgtagcgaccagcttttgcgctggttgccacgcggcaaccttgttcgcgtctttctcCAATTTTTCGTGAAtctgttttctccgcaagattcttcgtaaaaatagtactttttctaagatttatttttcgtaaaaacgttcatgccgatttttacggactttcagacattgattccgtcgtgacctattttgaccccaacaattagcccccagctcgttagaaccatgagcttctagcgtgaggttttagcgagtggcttggcaagttaggtgagttagacGGAAATAATGGTCGAAAAGGTCCgtggtaagtgatcttctcgctcttctaaaagtagaacgcgataagattggggctgcgccttatgacggctgcctacgtacccttgttgaagggatcaagcctttcgtagttcgtcttggagttaaggtttgtatgactagttttccagcgagacctttacggtctggtttttttgtagaggttatcaggcgtgttgctgccgatggcattttatatgggtgtagaaggaagactacgagttgtcatctcgtaatctaactctgtgtgaactgctatatccgtgatctgtttcgagagttttctgcagtgtgtaaacttgcgggatttatGAAGACgcttggcaaagagacaaattttgggatctcgtatcaaggtttttgatactatgcctagagatgttagagaccagtgcgctggatttagggcaagacctaggtttactcctggttttagagggtgcgatgactaatttgacttacgtatcccgtttcagtttcatcctgattccataccgatttaaagtccgcgataggttctcggcttatacgacttgtatggttggaaacaagcatctctccaaggataatttttaagcctcctggaagtgctgacaaaaaattttgggtttcttttatagcgctattatccttgtgtcggatgtacgagagtcatctctacgagatggctaagtctgtttaggacgttaagagtttgttgtgatcagcaacaaacttaatggttaaaattaccgtttcgagtcttcgcgaaggatatgttttgagaagatgttagtgcgtatgactgtctggtcttccaagaaagtgtttttatcgaggaaggaaatttcatcgaagaacgaatcttcaggcgtttgcgacgtctcgcgatgctgaagaatTGTTATTCTTTTGTAttccgcgtttcgtgcttgaaatgttcgcgggcttgaagatgtttcgcgatgttgcaagggattagtcctagccctgcgtttgggaaacattctggtttgactacggatgttcgcagccagaattgttgttcctgtttggatttgatttgcgatcgaggagttaggaccaaggggttgcgtaaatttgtccccggaaagaggcatcctcctataccgTGTTTTGTGTGGTGTTGAacttccgagatttctttcgtgtctatttgaggatgtttcgtatagctataggagctctgttacgagttttccttacatgccgcattttacgagtaaaacacagcgggcttaaagtgaatcgtagtatatgaaacttggtcgatttttgacaagtggaacctttccgttaactgtttggttgttaggactgagttttgttatgacgaatttaccgtatgattcccaattttgggtggtacgataattgtttgtgtaatcgttacttagcgtttcaagacaaattccggattaccgtttagccgtcaagttattggagcggtggttgctcaattgttttggctttgcacGAAGGctgtgctcagctttatagccaaggacgttattgccaaaggattagaccatgacactttcgtgctgtcaataaggtcaagtcggttagaatcgtccttaaaggggacgctgtaacctagttcggcttcgaaggaaaggcgtaattgggcgagtgacgaatggcgtttatcgagattgataagccgagtatgcccatggtggtagaaaacgtttttccactttaggattaatttatacgatgaaagtttcgtataatgtttcctttatatgtatggaagttgtttcctttgttttccGAGGGCCTAAGAAGCTCGATATAGAGcccgtgcggagtcagttgcggggtgatttcctgctcggacgtgaccaagcggaatgagagcggatgccagtgagtcgcggggctaaagaatgagacctttcagatcgtggtacgaggaagtaaagtttatattggtcgtccaatgtcggatcatacagcttggtttttttgctataaggaaagtacttttttcgtaaaacctgttacgtttacttttgaaagttacttcgtatgacatgatcggattatacgaaggattttttgcgtaagtaacgggcgaccggtttttacgaatttattaaattgacgtgacatatggagatgtcaaaataacgatgtttccgcagatttttgagaaacgttttcgcttttgtttttattcttcggtgaaagtttctctgtgtcactcatggagttttgccaaaggttatttcaccgagatctagtcgcgaaacgttttttgcaggtttcttgaatgaatcagttaaacagcgatagacttagtcgacgagcggggatgacgtgttctctttgtcgtattttctgttacttttgatgtttttccgtgagtcggttggttcaacggaaaatgtgagtgatgctttgatgcctgaagatttctcgtataatgattcttataggaaactcgttttatcaaatcggaaaagatctttatgacttcagtaaatcatcgactttcattctgaagtttggcagaggttttctaaacgaatgattgcgatgatagatgctgtatagtctttgagaaattttccaacatggtttggatcagttcctagcgtttagacgaatctcagattgttttttgcttttaggatgatcttgacgagacatcgcattgtatgaatattttccgcatatttctacgagagtttgctttgtcgaaagcgttttcttgtcgaaagcgttttcttgatcttgatgagacatcgcattgtttgaatatgtttttgaattatgggagtatacgagtatagtatacgcacctactccgtcccttttttctctaggaatagaatgatcgacagtccgagTCGGTTTAAAGACGACgtttggactgtgatttggttgtttccggGTTGTAGACTtagaatatgtcggttccgagagaattgccagaaatgaatcggttttaagacgacgttcatgtctctagttttttttgtccttgggaagcgagcttgatatgcgtggcgatcgtttctcgattttcggagagtttagatcggtttgcaagatctggacgaacagttatgggacaatatatcgagacacgaaaaatcacctaagacttTGTTCGCTGGACTATCCCCCTAGGTTTTatgttccctaaagttctatgacagtctcaaaggcgtttttatttcttagtaatttccttcGAAAACtacaagtctgatttcaaaaattttaagtcgcaaataccttagttctctcgaagatgcagttttgtctcttctcagttttgcttgctcgtttccccttcctcttcttgtgtatgttcgcctttttctatattggtgtttatcctttgagacttgacatttatcttctgaacttgactgatacgaagtcaataaaaaggttcaacgtaatcgtatagtttaggcggctaaggtgttaagttaactgttgccgtattatacgattaatctgaacccacgcgagaaaactagtcttcgcggttttttttttatcgtaaagtttcaatggtaactccaatcgagacgaaacaagagacgtttcgatcgagatttgaaggagaacacaaagatggaggtaagggcgagtcagagcaagcgaaggagtttagacgagtcttacttgttttcgccgtaaaatctcaatggaaactccgattgagacgaaacgaaaagcgtttcgatcgggattcaaatgagaacacaaaggaggagaTTTTTTAGGCCTTACAGGTCTCTATGTAGCGAGCtggaggcctgacaggtcgctacgtaacgagtggaagcaagccaagaagagtcctacttgttttcgtcgtaaaatctcaacggaaactccgattgagacgaaacgaaaagcgttacgatgaggattcaaaacagaacgcaaaggaggaccattTTTAGGCTTGAcaagtcgctacgtagcgagtggagagttggcttgagcttggtcgctacgtaacaaCCCAGCCGTgtgcttgctcggtcgctacgtagcgaccgagctgtgtaatcgatttgttgcgcttcctttttccgcgattaacctaggggttttctgcaGTTTtagggagaacaagttttacccttccgaaatgttttcggaaaacgtgttttggtaaaatccttacgcattgagatttcttttgttcggtaatgagccaaacttacggggtttgataagatttatcgtttccctttatatttaaaaagagaaatcgcgagatCGTTTCATTGCACATCCTGTCGCGAAAAGTCGCAGCAAggtttttgattttatgaagaactgtggcgtttgcataggcgttggccataggcggagtggcggctggagttttcttaccagcgttgttgcgaactgcgattttctcttttgtatttccagacattgttttgatcaagcgttttgcggctatgagttagagtaatccgtaccccccccctccttctagcgccaatctgtgggaaccgaaattcgcactgtcgatttacgtttaaattaggagactaggaaaaccctaatttcccagaggtcccggatctctgcgagagccaacggcaagtgaccaaatatatgcggaaatcatgaaaagataacaaacgagtttagagaaaacagtagatcttatttcgagtctgcaTGAGAGCGTTACGATCATTTCAAGatatcataaaagctttggccacaaaggctgtcagcgagttacctagttctagtggcctaaaagctcaaaactagttgactcgcagctcgataacaaaagacgaagaaaatacagaaaaggtttttgattgatttcggaccgaaccttatgaaaggctgcctacgtacccctttcgaggatcaagccgaacgtagttcaagagtgaaccaagagatcgaactgcttgtgcacgttcgtctggtaatcgggtgccagtcatggaaatagggcatgtcgagaataatgcctcagagtttctaagtgccgagagttctgacTCTAAAAAGTCCTCCctcgtgcctctcgcctaggactccttatatactcgctcctaggtcggtttacgctttttcctctcctgcccttaagccgtcataacttaaaaatggagatattccatttttcccgatttttctaattatcttcgaatacttcataaacttgacatttatctttccttgcgaaccaagcataaaccgtcctacggtttatgggcttttggttaagaaatcgtaagtgggtttcgagtcacgtcctaggtctctttgggccgttgtttgactcgaaacgtttattacggcttctttcgataaaagagtagacgagaatgcatggatttgtgtcgtatcgatttttaagaaagcacggtcgctacgtagcgaccgagtcgtgtgcgtgctcggtcgctacgtagcgaccgagccgtgtacgtgctcggtcgctacgtagcaactgagcttcggtgagagctcgtagcgaccgagtcgtgtgcgtgctcggtcgctacatagcgaccgagccgtgtacgtgctcagtcgctacgtagcaaccgagcttcggtgagagctcggtcgctacgtagcgaccgagctttggggtgagctcggtcgctacgtagcgaccgagccgtgtacgtgctcggtcactacgtagcgaccgagcttcggtgagagctcggtcgctacgtagcgaccgagccgtgtacgtgctcgatagctacgtagcgaccgagcacgctacgtagcgaccgagcatgctaggtagcgaccgagcaagctaggtagcgaccgagcacgctaggtagcgaccgagcacgctaggtagcgaccgagcacgctaggTAGCGAcagagcacgctacgtagcgaccgagcacgctacgtagcgaccgagcacgctacgtagcgaccgagcacgctacgttgcgaccgagcacgatacgtagcgaccgagcacgctacgtagcgaccgagctttggtgagagctcggttgctacgtagcgaccaggttttgcgctggttgctacgcggcaaccttgttcgcgtcTTTCTACGATTTTTTGTGAAtatgttttctccgcaagattcttcgtaaaaatagatctttttctaagatttatttttcgtaaaaacgttcatgccgatttttacggactttcaaacattgattccgtcatgaccgattttgaccccaacaagtataaactaaaacccATAGAATGCTAAAAGAAcattcattatatataaaaaggccGCAGATCGGTTgggattcgaagccaccaacggccagtcccgcaTACATAGTCAAATGACCTTGCAAGGCCATAGCACACTCAAATAACAaacggccacactcggcctaaAACACCACACGAAAATCTTGAGATAAAGGCAAAGGGAAAACAATCCCGACGACCTTCAGAGATCAAGGTCAAGATACCCAGACATCGAGACTCCAAATGAGTCCGCAGGCTGATCTACTTCTCCTCCCTCGTCTGCAGCATCGGCTCCCGCTTCCGTCGTGTCCTCCAAAACCTCGATGGGTTCCGAAAGCTCTCGGATCCTCCCCTCGATTGGAGGAACCATCGACTCGGCCTGGGCGCACCCATCCATGAGGCCCGACATCTCAGCAACCTcggagagaaaagagaaatcaGCGTTCTGCGACTTCGAAAGGGTACCAACCGAACCACGACATTCGCGGAAGTCACCCACATAGTCTTGAGCGTCCTTGAAACTCCTAAACTCAGCATCAAACAATGTAGCTCTCCTCGCTAACTCAGTAGAAAATGTCCTCCCTTTCCTCTCCGCATGAATGAGAGCTCGGGAATGGGACTCAGCCTGTCTGCGCCCTCTTTCCGCAACCTCGTTCTGAAAACGGATGTTGCACACCtgcttgaagtttcttcatggAAAGGAAATGTGAGTTGCACACCTGCTTGAAGTTTCTTCTTGGAAAGGAAATGACATTACTTCATGGGAAGGAAAGTGTGATTCAGCTCACCACATGTCTCATACTGATCTCAAACTTTTGTCCTTTCTTGCTGACTCTTCTCCTGCTGTTTCCACTGTCATTTATTACCTTGTCCTCTTCCTCGTCGAGCTCATTCATCTcagaaacaagaaagaaaaattcatagagaaagagagaaagaaagagagagaaatctGTGAGGAAAATCAATGAaacaaatcagaaaaaaaatcagataagAGAAGTGAGCTTGCACGACCCTTTCTCACCCTCTCATGACTTTAATCAGTGTGTTCTGGTGTGGTTAAGAGTGAAGGTTTGGCGTCCCAGAGTTTAGAATCACCCAagttcttcaaccgttgattttATCAGTTGATTTTATCGCTAATATCGAGATCAGTTTTGCTTGAGCTTCAGTTCTTTTTAGGTAACCAAAAGGAGTTGTTCTGTTTCTGATCTTGAACCTATCATGGATATCTTGTTCTGATCAGGTTAGACGTGTGTTCAGCTTGAAGCTTATAGCAACAGAGTTCATTAAACCTTGAGAAAACCGGTGAGCTTTATCTTCTAGTTCAGAACAGTTTTGTTTGGAATCAGTGGACTGATTTGTTAAGCTTCTTGTCCTGGATCAGTTATCTACACCTTTGTAAGGTTcagtttcatttatttttggattAAATCAGTCTCATAGAATCATTAGCTAAAATGATATGACCTGATTGGATTTAATCCAAACTGAATTAAATTTGGCATCAACCGAACTGTTAGGAGCTGATCATAATTGAACCCAACTGAGCTTAGCTGAGTCTAACCATACTGATTTCTTCTTGAACTGGACAGATGAACCTTATATCCAACCGTTATGCTTTTGGTTCAGTTGGTCGAAGAGATTGGAATTACCAGCCGAACCATGCCTTGTCCTCATTCTGTTTTGGGAGTTATCAGCAAGTGATGAATATTTAGCTTGAGTTCGAGTCTAGTCttgctcgagtctagtcttgcTTAGCCAATCTCGTAGaatcaaaggtgagtctagatagatgattaaAGAGTTATGAATTAGTGTTGCATGATTGAAAATGTAGACgattgataggctttgtctcttgatcaaatattgaattggtgaggtgtttacttagtgtaaacacttaataaatatttatgaatgttCGTAGAAGTTTATTCCgaaccttagtacttgttctcaagtactgatatattatattattaaatatatgagTATAAATCATATGAAGCCTTATTttatactcactctcccgaaaattcccgcattaccgtgaattgTTCCTGCGATACGGAACAAggtcacgaagacacgatgatggggttgcaccctggaggccgtgtaactgcatgcagagTTAGATGTTCGATCTTGGAATATCTACTGGATACGgtggttatatttatttcccTGCTAGGCTaggttagccttggtggttttccgcgtttagtctatatatatatattataagtatgTGTGAATGGCGGGTgtcgtggaggtgatgtttaagataagaTTCACATCGATGGAATGATAAagcttatatatgtatttttattagttatggaatacaattccactgcatacaaatgg
The window above is part of the Brassica napus cultivar Da-Ae chromosome C8, Da-Ae, whole genome shotgun sequence genome. Proteins encoded here:
- the LOC125591814 gene encoding uncharacterized protein LOC125591814 — encoded protein: MQEEMKVLSQKYNPHKTSARRKNPRNDRYVHHEGEDLQGEHNYAINSEQGKTSGNTWTRNQFKDNSYCEFHQTRGHSTMNCKVLGARLAAKLLAGKISKVTCIKDLLLDSDRPPKTDKESPKNDTRENQSGEKRRMRQDDRGNDSNRRRAETSSSWLARSPTDDAPNDTVVFEERETIRIDKLHCDPLVIDLVIRDLEVGRILIDTGSTVNVIFRNTLRRMNIKLGEVVPEPKPLIGLSGATSMTLGSIKLPVMAKEVTEIIDFAVVDNPAICNVIMGTPWINAMKAVPSTYHLGIKFPTPNGTTVIWGCQK